In Bactrocera neohumeralis isolate Rockhampton chromosome 5, APGP_CSIRO_Bneo_wtdbg2-racon-allhic-juicebox.fasta_v2, whole genome shotgun sequence, the genomic window GGTACCGAAATTtaagaatatgaaaataaaattactttgtaaattttcgggatccctaAAAAATTCCGAGCTGGTCCCGAAATTTAagaatatgaaatgaaaatgtcAAAGGTATAAATATTCGGTTCTGGAAATAATCCCAAgctagttttgattttttagaacatgaaaaaatgtcaaaactttACTTTATGTTTttggagttgttgttgttgcaacggtTATTAAGTCCCCGCTGGGACCTTAGGGAAAGAGGTGTCTTATGTCGTCGGTATATTTGAGGGgggacctcttgatgctcctaggaggcaaTTCCGCTTCAAGTAGGTGACTGCAGGGATAATTTCTACGAAAAAGCCCTGTTGTAGTTAATAGTTTTTCGAGTGACTGACTCCCTATGCATAAATTTCAACTCTATGTTATGTTGGAAAATGTATATTACTGTAGtattattatacaaattaataacggtttgataaaaattcaaaactctcTTGCCTACAGGTTCCACAGCTGGTGGTCATTATGTGGCGTTGTGTAAACATCCGGTCTCGAAAAAATGGCATGAATTCAAcgataatgtgtatgtatttacaacaaatttcaaaatttttgattttaatcaaTCCTTTATTTACAGTGTAAGCGACACGCTCTCCGAAAATAATCTAGTTTCATCCAGTGCCTATATACTGTTCTATGAGCGAGCGTAAGAACTAACTCACGCgtgtaaagaaattaaatgcaaacataCTCACATTAAcacgcttacacacacacactcatagcCAAACTTGCAACTTAAGtcttatgtacaaaaaaaacaaaacaaaaaaccaacaaaaaaaggaTACACCTACTAACAACAAAATCTGTAACCTGTAGAAAAATGGAGCTGGCTATGATGACAACTGCAACAAAGCTGCATAAGACCACCAACATGCCCGGCAACGGCAACGGCCATGGCAAACCAAATGCGAAATTCTATCGAAATTATGCGAACCAGTTCGGTTGAAGTGAAGTGGGACAAATTGAGCAAGACACGTGATTCAGCCATTAATTCGCATTGTTTATGCAACACGCTACCCACACGCTACTGCTACTTAACCCTAATATGACTACTCTCTTATTTTTTACCTTATACTAATGGCcatatacgcatacatacatacatacccaaaTGATGATTACTAAACCCAAAAACtcacatagttacatacatacatatagtaaatTTCTAAAACTATTTATGCTGCTACCTAAAACTCTTGCTAATTAACTACTAGCAAACACAAGAAACCAACTAaaatagcaaattaaaaaaaataaaataaaaaaatgtatcgaaAGAACAGTTAACGCCGTCTCCTactactacaactacaactacacaCACTTGCAACTCCTATTATGCAGCGTGCAGCAtgcaacttgcaacatgttTAGAAAgtgagcaaaacaaaacaaaagatgCAATTCACAATAAGTCTATtggcgcacaacaacaacaatgtgacgCTGATTATTTTTACACGCCAAATTCTGTAAATCTCTACATGtaaaaatgtacaattttcGATCGAGTCCAAAGATATGTAccaatatgtatacatatgtgtgtatatatatgcatacatgcataacATAGATACTGTACTGCTTGTATAAATGTAAAAAGAGccgaaagcaacaaaaattttatgccGTTGTAtttaaaagatatatatttaaaagatatGTTGAAGCAAGTGATTAAATCGAATAACAGTGTGTATAAGCGATTTTTTCCAAAACGAATCgttttgctatatatatttacatgtataaatataaatttgttatcATTTTGCACGATTTGTATGTGTAAGTTAAGTGAGTGGGCGTTAAAGCCGCGAGTCGGGAGCCGAGTGCCGAGCGAGACGCTTAAGTTATGTTATTGgttttttaaaagaagaattatatatatgtatatacatatattttaaagccGACCCCTTCCTTTATCATACGAAATGAaagcatatatgtgtatgtagctgttttatttattattttatgtaatgtTTGGCTTAATATTTTCgtaaagaaaaattgcaaaaagtaaaCGCTGCTAACACTTGAGTGCGCTTGTTTTAAATACTAactattaagtaaaaaaaataagcatCTAACAAgcgaatatttataatatttattaaacgcatccatacatacagacatgtaTGCGAATGTTGCAATAGCACTTAGCACACCGGCGGACCTTAAAATGTATAAACAACTACTTACATACCTTAACTACTAACTAAACATgcgcgcatatacatatgtattaaataatatacacaagtatatgtacatacatatattttatatacatatgtatatggatatgtgCAGCGAAAACCATATTgctattaaaaataagtttttattgtaTGCTAACGCGTTAAAAACAAGAGCATAACACAAAGTAAGAGAGAAAGCTAGtcctaaaacaacaacacaataaaattagagtaaataaaaatgaaaaaaaaaaatgtaaaaatctaTTTATTATTGCTAAAGAAATTTATTATGGCAGACAAGTGTagctaaacaaataaatatgcgGCACGCAGAAGAGCTGCAAAGCtgcgaaagtgaaaaaataaacaaaatataaaagaacaaaaaaaaacaaatcttttAGGTTAAGTGCAGAAGCTAATAGCAAAATAGTTTTACAAAACGTAaaacaagaaattaataaatttaatttaacaaaaacaaagcaagcaTGGCTGCGAATAGTGTAGTGTAACAGTGGAGAGAGCAGATATAACGGGATTTTGTACTAAATGAATGAGCAACAACACTAAAAATACTACACACAAATAATAAACCAACAATACTAGGCGCTtatatgcttatgtatgtaagCCAACACACGCATATACAGTTAGCtgcatatgtaattaattaataatacaacaacaacaacaagaaacaataaaataatataattattcaaaaaaaaaacggtattAGTAAGAACAAGCGAAGCTGCTGGTCAAGCAATAATGAGCGGAAGAAGTTGAtgcaaccaaaaacaacaataacaagagcaacaaaaaatttgtggaCCAGCAAAACCGAAAAGAGCTTTTACCGTGCAACTAAAAgcgttacacatacatacatcacaaACAACACTTATATACATGTAAATTTCAACtacacaaacaataaaaaaaaataaaaagaaataaaaaaaaaatatttaagaaatattgaaaaaaatattttataataaaaatgctgcttattattataatattcatGTAACTTATGAGATGCGaaaatgtatagaaaactttgtaaaacaacaacaattaaaatcgTTATTAAAGTGCGTGTCACaagcaaaaattttgttatttattttatgctgctgttaatttacttttaaatacatacatacatatgttatacagTTATAcgcttgtatatatacacaaaacgcatgcacatacacacactaacatacaaatatgtaaatgtagattatttattttgttaaacgCTAAAttttgtgtaagtgtgtgtatgtgctttgtgtcaactttatttatttgtaaaatgcaacttttcttttatttgttttaaatatgtatatgtaaacatttttatttgtttgaaaaatctgaaatgcaaatttaaaaaaaattacaacaattaaaactatttgttacttgttttcaataatttattatgttttatttatttttatatgtgtgttaTAGTGTGCGTAGGCGGGCAAATTGCAGCTAAAAATTAGATAGtgagtgtataaaaaattaacaagtgataaaaaaatatatatttgattaaaaaactagaaatataaaaaataaaattaataaaaaaattaaaataatttcaaaaattattaaaatatatgcaaaaaaattaaaaaagaattattttcaaaataaaaaacaaaaaatcttaaaacataatgaacaaatattttcaaaatacaaaaaaaaaaatttaaccaataaaaaacaaatgttttcaaagtaaaaaaatatataccaaatgcaaagaaatacaacacaaaatatgtatttatgtataatattattgatttctcaTACTAACAGCGTGTTGCTAGAAATGCATaatgcatatttaataaatacaaaatccGAAGCGAGAACAACAACATtagcaaataaaagtaaaatataaaattagtaaaaaaaagtaaataaaaggcCTGCAAcaatagttaaaaattaaaatgatttaattaacgcaattgaaatggaaaatatttgaaaaaaaaaaaataatttctagtGTTTTAAGGAAATTGCTACTTAAATCAGAaaagaaatataagaaaaaaacgaaactaaatgaagaaaaaatggtcttcatttcattgaaaaatcaaatatatatttaaaatactaaaGAATAATACGTTTGGAGAATTTTATTTCTGTCTAAACACAATAGTGCATAATGAGccagatttttataaaaaaagagatttttttcaaaaatacaaaaggttcCTTACAAGAGCTTGATCCCGTTCGATTAGGGTTAATGCTCcatggaattttcatagcttttttattacataccatctataaaacgtccatacagccttacttaaaaagccgaatatttcgagaagtattaatgatagccgTTTTGACCTCGGattcttttttgtagcaaataaaatttcctacaagtgtGTCAGGTATATTTTCTCTATATCTCTTgacatttacgagatatactcgcatacaaaaaaatgcgaatttcgtgcaAAAATccggtttagagccccgtactacctcgctggtgtgagtttcgactatGTCGCAATaagcacttttgtagagtgttcaattctgagtaTGTattaaagtcaaagcgatgccataaaatgccttcgagctatagaaatttaaggataaaaaatcacgattgccCCGTATTTTCAATGGATAATTTTTACAAGCCTTGGTCCAGTCTTTGATGTTAATATTAAGgcctcaaattttcagggattttttttaaggtatttccaaggaaatttcatgatgggattgaaaaaaatgaatagttcaaaaaaaaaaaattaaatatttacatcagCGACACCTAGCGGATGTTGCGTTTTTGCAACGGCAGCTCGCTgcctattgataataatatagaaataataataaaaaagagcCAAGTCAGCGAAGACATGCGCTTGGTAAAAACTTGACTGTAGCGCCACCTGTTGGgcaattttttgctgaaatatttttgactgACCTCTGTATATTTAGTTTATATGTCATATTGAACAGTAAGAGACTTATTCCATTGAGTTCGgaacttaaggggttacatgggtttatggctttcaaaaaatcaaattttgtctTATTATAACACCTATAGAACATTGTCTTAAATTTCAAGTGTAATAGCTTCGGAGATATAACTTTGCGCTCgaagctagctaggctaagtgcgccgtctttaaaaacgtttttctcgaaaatgtgtttttgaagttggttggcaagatttctcgagaactactcaaccgatcttcatgaaattttacacaggtctttgagctacaatttttaaagacttggactaagattttttttcgattacaactatttgaaaaaaaaagttgtgaaattttaatttttttgttaaatctaattttcagcttttccctTCATCCAAGTTTtaaattaaggttttaactaaaacacgtatttttttcacCTTAGATGATCTTGTATGTAGCTAACCTGCCAACGtagggcgcatcttttttccgagggctCACCGGAAATGGAAGtacaatggccgagtttaaaatattttttttccaaaaatttcagaattttttttgttaatcgtaaaacaataaaatatttcattttttatacgagaaaaagttcttgaaaaaatactttttttacccgaggaagcccatgtaaccccttaatgtaAATTTCCAGTAGGAAGATCCAAAAGTCATTACCATTTGAGATGCCttgattacgaatttgagttcaaaaattttccacacgGGACAGCTATTTTTGGTCATGTGGTTTGGTTTGACCCCTTCACCCCTTGACTACAATAAAAAAGCCTATGAGTTAGGAAAATTTTCTTATCATTTTCGATTGTAGCAatccaaaattagcaagaaacagccCCTAACATCACTGTCGCAGATGACATATGACATAAAACTTGGACCTTGGAGATAGTTTAGCTGTAAATTGATCATAtaatatacctaaatatatacTGTTAAATTCGAggtaatagaaaaaatattcactgtAAGTAACTTTATAAGAATGATGAATGAAACCAAAGGGAAACGTTGAAGCAAAGAAGAATTGTGTTATTTTGACGGACAaaagaaactgaaaaataaCAATGTATCAAAAATCCGGCTAATTTGGGAGAAAAGATCGCAAATTCAGTAAATGAAGTCCGAAATGGTTTAAGGTTAAAAATGGTAAATGAATGTATAAGTATATGGGTGCAATATCATGAAAATCATACCGAGACTTCTTGAAAAAAGtggatatatgtatgatatAGCAAACTAGCTAGTATAtagaatttattaaaaccaCGGAACCACGAAGTTCAGGttacatacaaattataaaGACATATGCAAAAAGCAAGTCGACAGTAGGACCTAGAAAATGAGAAGTATATCCCAACTGATTATAACCGCTTTACAATTCATCTCGTAATTTCTTCTCCCGTTGTTCCGCCGGAATATGAGCTTGGAGTTGTCGCCAGAAATTTGTACGATCGCCATAGATATCACGCTCCATTTGTAGCACCGTAAATTCATCGGGTGTCTTGTGACCCAAACGTGCATAATTAACGGGATAGCCCGTGACGGGTGCCCAGGGTGTTAAGTTCGAGCCTGCAGGCGTTGGATTACTgtgaatattaattaaataatttaataaattataaaaaaaaaattgttgaccaCTCAAGGTTCTGACCCACCCCTCACTAGCGAAGTTCACCCACATTTTCAGTATGGCCTCGCGTAGTTCAATATCGTTCTCAGTGGGGGATGAGCTTACGAAGAGACTAAGACCCAAGGGAAAGAGGTATTGCAATTCCTCGGCATGACAGACGCCtagaacaaaaaacattttgccAATTACTTTAAGGCACTACATATTTTGAGAGAAagtttttaccgaagaaatcttcaGGATCTCCACCGAAAAGTTCGGAGAAACTGGCTGGACTACGATGCTCAAAGAGATATACGTAAAAGGGCGGTAACTGTTTTGAGTTTTGAGCTTCAACGCGCTGTTTGATGTACTCATCGATACCAGCAACAAACCAGCCATCAGAGTAAAGCTGTCAGAAGATCATACAATATAGTGGAGCTAATTTAGATTTTCGACTTGTGTGCGCACTTACGTCCGTGAAATTGTGATGATTGTGTTTGTCATAGTTATGTCCTTCTTTGAAGTAGAACTGTTCTATTTGATGTGTAATCTCATCTCGCACTTCCGGTTTGTGATGGTCGTAGTGCAGAGAAATTGGTAGAATCTTTTGAAATTGGTTTTTGAAATCAGCCAAAAGCCCAGGTATGGTAAGTAAGGGCACAGTTCTGATTAGACCTTCCTCCGAGGTAATACCAATTATAAGTGGTAAGGAGAAACCGTGTGGCATGCCACCATCACGTGGTAAGACGGTAAGGAAGGCACCCTCATGTGGAGGCTCAACAACAGGTTGGAATGGCATCATGGGATCAAAGTCCCATTCCTAAAGGTAGCCACACAAAAGTTTTGTTGTTCACAATATATAAGTTTAACTAAAACTCACGAAGAAATCGTAGAGCGTAGCAACGACATCGCTGGCTTCTTTAGTGCGTAAGCAGCGCAATATATATTGCCAATTTTCCTCAGGATTACAACCAACTAATTCTGCGACCTTCCGTGCACGCTTTGCGGGTGTACCTTTATGCTCTGGCTGCGCCCAGGGATTGTAGTACGCACCAGAATGTGCTATGGCTTTATGGAAGAGTCCTGCAGTTAAATAAAATTCCGTTGTATAATATTTGATATGCAGAAATTGCATGCTAATTTGTATACTACCTTTCGATAAGC contains:
- the LOC126759649 gene encoding juvenile hormone esterase-like; its protein translation is MALKFSVFAVIFLLALSELYVLIAARTSEKLKVRLPHGGVLVGRHWISHKGRHVRAFMGVPYALPPLGDLRFKPPVPYGSWSGERLAIRDSEVCIHRDPFTRQTQIVGSEDCLYLNVYTPEKPRTSKPLPVMVNIHGGGFISGSGVSSYYAPDFLLDHDVILVSGNYRLGTLGFLSTETLDCPGNFGLKDQSLILRWIQQNIAAFGGDPNSVTIFGNSAGGASVTYHLVSSLSKGLFHKAIAHSGAYYNPWAQPEHKGTPAKRARKVAELVGCNPEENWQYILRCLRTKEASDVVATLYDFFEWDFDPMMPFQPVVEPPHEGAFLTVLPRDGGMPHGFSLPLIIGITSEEGLIRTVPLLTIPGLLADFKNQFQKILPISLHYDHHKPEVRDEITHQIEQFYFKEGHNYDKHNHHNFTDLYSDGWFVAGIDEYIKQRVEAQNSKQLPPFYVYLFEHRSPASFSELFGGDPEDFFGVCHAEELQYLFPLGLSLFVSSSPTENDIELREAILKMWVNFASEGNPTPAGSNLTPWAPVTGYPVNYARLGHKTPDEFTVLQMERDIYGDRTNFWRQLQAHIPAEQREKKLRDEL